In Elaeis guineensis isolate ETL-2024a chromosome 1, EG11, whole genome shotgun sequence, a genomic segment contains:
- the LOC105038494 gene encoding thioredoxin M-type, chloroplastic — protein MALESCFQMSTIASTTKTTSGARFLHAHHPFSYKEKHNLPAYSGLKRTISALSTSSTPSTSISLVNNRRNRFICRAKNAVDEVLVANDANWDNMVIGCETPVLVEFWAPWCGPCRMIAPMIDELAKDYAGKIICCKVNTDDCPNIASKYGIRSIPTVLLFKNGDKKESVIGAVPKSTLCGIIDKYLEM, from the exons ATGGCTTTAGAATCCTGTTTCCAAATGAGCACCATTGCCTCCACTACTAAAACTACCAGTGGAGCCAGATTTTTGCATGCCCACCACCCCTTCTCCTACAAGGAAAAGCATAATTTGCCAGCATACAGTGGATTAAAGAGAACTATTTCAGCCCTCTCGACATCGTCGACTCCATCTACATCGATCTCTTTGGTTAATAACCGTCGTAACCGATTCATCTGTCGAGCTAAAAATGCTGTGGATGAAG TCCTGGTGGCGAATGATGCCAATTGGGACAACATGGTCATTGGATGTGAGACACCAGTACTAGTAGAATTTTGGGCACCATGGTGTGGTCCATGCCGGATGATCGCACCGATGATCGATGAATTGGCCAAAGACTATGCTGGAAAGATTATCTGCTGCAAGGTCAACACCGACGATTGCCCGAACATCGCATCCAAGTATGGGATTCGGAGCATCCCAACTGTTCTGCTCTTCAAGAATGGTGACAAGAAAGAGAGTGTCATCGGAGCAGTGCCAAAAAGCACATTGTGTGGTATCATAGACAAATATTTGGAAATGTGA
- the LOC105038496 gene encoding LOW QUALITY PROTEIN: transcriptional corepressor SEUSS-like (The sequence of the model RefSeq protein was modified relative to this genomic sequence to represent the inferred CDS: inserted 2 bases in 1 codon) — MVPSGPPNPIGGAQSVSPSLLRSNSGLLGGSQAGSLPSQPPLSSLVSPRTQFNSNGLLGNISNVSSLLNQSFGNGPPGSRGGLGAPPANLQQRGGLGGAVAMVGSAEPDQLSFTSSSGLTQGQHFQNLSGNQLGSDRPQHQQLEAGQNLQQQFSVPHSQQQQQQLQGGSGNVGNMGPVKLEQQMGLADQNGSTQQLQTLCSMAAVKMEPQQLQPLRSLGPVKMEPQHSDASMFPQQQQQRQQYLQLKQSSQAAAAQMSLLQQQRMLQIQQQQQQQQQQQQLLKNLPQQRSQLQQQLHQQVLPVRPQVKQATYEPGMCAQRLTNYMYYQRHRPEDNNIQFWRKFVAEYFAPNAKKRWCVSLYGSGRQTTGVLPQDSWHCEICNRKPGRGFETTVEVLPRLCQIKYASGTLEELLYVDMPRESQNASGQIVLDYAKAIQESVFEQLRVVRDGQLRIIFNPDLKIASWEFCARRHEELIPRRLIIPQVGQLGAVVQKYHAAVHSASSGLSTQDLQNSCNLFVASARQLAKGLEVPLVNDLGYTKRYVRCLQISEVVNSMKDLIDYSRETGTGPMDSLINFPRRQSLSSGLQARQAPQPEQQQSVSQNSKHNDRSVAHASAEQLGPASNGGVSTNNCVNAASSTSTSATTTVGLLHQNSMNYRQENPMSTVNNTHLSSSNSLPQLNPSSPFPSPAPSTSDNNPTTHNTTHLSSTSSAANLFAMQQMMVQPREAHPHESQSSVQQILREMMMSSQLNGVSASGNDMKGINGMNSVLSGGNCSVGNGIANSSAVGGMGFGGTGGIGPLAAAGGIRAPMGNGATTMNGRIGMNNISQDXQQPRHQQRQDMGNQLWGGLGAVKQSSV; from the exons ATGGTGCCTTCGGGGCCTCCGAATCCCATTGGTGGGGCTCAATCGGTCTCCCCTTCCCTTCTCCGGTCGAATTCCGGCTTACTTGGAGGATCCCAGGCCGGTTCCCTCCCATCTCAGCCGCCATTGTCGTCCCTTGTCTCACCTCGCACTCAGTTCAACAGCAACGGTTTGCTTGGAAATATCTCCAATGTCTCGTCTCTCCTTAACCAGTCGTTTGGAAATGGACCGCCTGGGTCTCGTGGTGGGCTTGGTGCCCCTCCGGCGAATCTCCAACAGCGAGGTGGCCTTGGGGGTGCTGTTGCAATGGTAGGCTCTGCAGAGCCTGATCAACTCTCCTTCACCTCTTCGTCCGGCCTAACTCAGGGGCAGCACTTCCAGAATCTTTCTGGAAACCAGCTTGGATCGGACCGCCCACAGCATCAGCAGCTTGAGGCAGGGCAGAATTTGCAGCAACAGTTCTCTGTTCCTCACAGCCAGCAACAGCAACAGCAGCTTCAAGGAGGGTCAGGTAATGTGGGCAATATGGGACCTGTTAAGTTGGAGCAACAGATGGGTCTGGCAGATCAAAATGGTTCGACACAACAATTACAAACATTATGCAGCATGGCTGCCGTGAAAATGGAGCCACAACAACTGCAGCCTTTGAGAAGCTTGGGGCCTGTTAAGATGGAACCCCAACATTCAGATGCATCAATGTTTccgcaacagcagcagcagcgacAGCAATATTTGCAGTTGAAGCAGTCTTCCCAGGCTGCAGCTGCACAGATGAGTCTCTTGCAACAGCAGCGGATGCTGCAGattcagcagcagcaacagcagcagcagcagcagcagcagttgcTCAAGAACCTACCTCAGCAAAGAAGCCAGTTGCAACAGCAGCTTCATCAACAAGTTCTTCCTGTAAGACCCCAAGTGAAACAGGCTACGTATGAGCCTGGAATGTGTGCTCAGCGATTGACTAATTATATGTATTACCAGCGACATAGGCCAGAG GATAACAATATtcaattttggagaaaatttGTTGCTGAGTATTTTGCTCCCAATGCAAAGAAGAGGTGGTGTGTTTCTCTTTACGGAAGTGGTCGCCAAACTACCGGTGTTCTTCCTCAG GATTCATGGCATTGTGAAATATGCAACCGTAAGCCTGGACGTGGGTTTG AAACTACTGTTGAGGTTTTGCCAAGGCTATGCCAAATCAAATATGCAAGCGGTACTTTGGAAGAACTTCTATATGTCGATATGCCTCGTGAATCTCAGAATGCATCAGGTCAGATTGTGCTGGATTATGCTAAGGCGATCCAGGAGAGTGTCTTTGAGCAATTACGTGTGGTACGTGATGGTCAACTGAGGATTATCTTCAATCCAGATCTAAAG ATTGCTTCTTGGGAGTTCTGCGCTAGACGTCATGAAGAGCTTATTCCTCGAAGACTGATAATACCTCAG GTTGGTCAACTTGGTGCTGTGGTACAGAAATATCACGCTGCTGTTCATAGTGCATCATCAGGCTTATCTACTCAGGATTTGCAGAACAGCTGTAATTT GTTTGTGGCATCTGCTCGTCAGTTGGCTAAAGGTTTGGAAGTGCCATTAGTAAATGATTTAGGATACACCAAAAGATATGTTCGCTGCCTTCAG ATATCAGAGGTGGTTAATAGTATGAAGGATCTGATTGACTATAGCAGAGAAACGGGGACTGGACCTATGG ATAGTTTGATCAACTTTCCTCGAAGGCAGTCGTTGTCATCGGGACTTCAAGCTCGGCAAGCTCCACAACCTGAGCAGCAGCAGTCAGTTAGTCAAAATTCGAAGCACAATGATCGCAGCGTTGCTCATGCCAGTGCAGAGCAGCTTGGTCCTGCTAGCAATGGTGGTGTTAGTACAAATAACTGTGTCAATGCTGCATCATCTACATCCACATCTGCGACTACAACTGTAGGGCTCCTCCATCAAAATTCAATGAATTACAGGCAAGAAAACCCAATGAGCACCGTGAACAACACCCACCTAAGCTCATCGAATTCGCTTCCTCAACTCAATCCATCTTCACCTTTTCCATCCCCAGCACCGTCTACATCTGATAACAACCCTACAACTCATAACACCACCCACCTAAGCTCCACGAGTTCAGCTGCAAATTTGTTTGCAATGCAACAGATGATGGTGCAACCTCGTGAAGCTCATCCACATGAATCGCAGAGTTCTGTGCAGCAAATTTTACGAGAGATGATGATGTCCTCACAGCTGAATGGTGTCAGTGCTTCAGGGAATGATATGAAGGGCATTAATGGAATGAATTCAGTTCTGAGTGGTGGGAATTGCTCAGTTGGGAATGGAATAGCCAACAGTTCAGCTGTTGGTGGTATGGGGTTTGGAGGCACGGGCGGCATTGGTCCATTGGCTGCAGCTGGTGGGATAAGAGCACCAATGGGCAATGGTGCTACGACCATGAACGGGAGGATTGGAATGAATAACATCTCTCAGGA CCAACAACCGAGACATCAGCAGCGACAGGATATGGGAAATCAGCTATGGGGTGGGCTTGGAGCAGTTAAACAATCTTCAGTTTGA